In Bacillus sp. KH172YL63, one genomic interval encodes:
- the rimI gene encoding ribosomal protein S18-alanine N-acetyltransferase, with protein sequence MDIRFMTVDDLDAVMAIENQSFSIPWSRDAFLNEIEQNHLSTYLVAEEDERVVGYCGVWLVVDEGHITNVAVLPDYRGRGVGEALMRKLMDVAGECGARTMTLEVRVTNGAAQHLYRKLGFQDGGIRKRYYSDNQEDALVMWVNL encoded by the coding sequence ATGGACATACGATTTATGACAGTTGACGATTTAGATGCTGTGATGGCAATTGAAAATCAATCTTTTAGCATCCCTTGGAGCCGGGACGCATTCTTGAATGAAATCGAGCAGAATCACTTATCCACATATCTTGTTGCAGAGGAAGATGAACGGGTCGTCGGCTACTGTGGCGTCTGGCTTGTTGTGGATGAGGGTCATATCACAAATGTCGCTGTCCTGCCGGATTACCGGGGACGGGGAGTGGGTGAGGCGCTCATGAGAAAGCTTATGGATGTTGCAGGTGAGTGTGGGGCTCGTACGATGACGTTGGAAGTCAGGGTCACAAATGGTGCAGCCCAGCATTTGTATCGCAAACTGGGATTTCAGGATGGTGGAATCAGAAAGCGTTATTATTCGGATAACCAAGAAGATGCTTTAGTAATGTGGGTGAATTTATGA
- the tsaD gene encoding tRNA (adenosine(37)-N6)-threonylcarbamoyltransferase complex transferase subunit TsaD has translation MKKDTFVLGIETSCDETAVAIIKNGTEIVTNIVSSQIESHKRFGGVVPEIASRHHVEQVTFVLEEALEQAGMTMEEIDCVAVTEGPGLVGALLIGVNAAKALAFAHNKPLVGVHHIAGHIYANRLVEEMKFPLLSLVVSGGHTELVLMKEHGSFQVIGETRDDAAGEAYDKVARTLNLPYPGGPHIDRLAHEGEPVIDLPRAWLEEGSYDFSFSGLKSAVINTLHNAKQKGQTIHPQDLAASFQASVIDVLVTKTVKAVKEYGVEQVLLAGGVAANKGLRAALQEAFHDVDAALIIPPLSLCTDNAAMIAAAGTVLYEQGKRGNMDMNANPGLDIENF, from the coding sequence ATGAAAAAAGATACATTTGTGTTGGGAATAGAGACAAGCTGTGATGAAACGGCTGTCGCTATTATAAAGAACGGAACCGAGATAGTGACGAATATCGTTTCTTCTCAAATCGAAAGTCATAAACGCTTTGGTGGGGTCGTGCCGGAAATAGCGTCCCGTCACCATGTGGAACAGGTGACCTTTGTGCTCGAGGAAGCACTTGAGCAGGCCGGGATGACGATGGAGGAAATCGATTGTGTGGCCGTGACGGAAGGTCCCGGGCTGGTCGGGGCGCTGTTGATCGGCGTCAATGCTGCAAAGGCACTGGCATTTGCCCATAACAAGCCACTCGTCGGCGTCCATCACATTGCCGGACATATATACGCCAACCGGTTAGTGGAAGAAATGAAGTTCCCACTTCTCTCATTGGTCGTATCAGGTGGTCACACCGAGCTGGTCCTCATGAAGGAGCACGGCTCGTTTCAAGTCATCGGGGAAACCCGGGACGATGCTGCCGGAGAAGCCTATGATAAAGTGGCCAGAACATTGAACCTGCCTTATCCGGGTGGACCGCATATCGACCGTCTTGCACACGAAGGTGAGCCTGTCATTGATCTGCCCCGGGCATGGCTAGAAGAGGGGTCTTATGATTTCAGCTTCAGCGGCTTGAAGTCAGCAGTTATTAACACTCTCCACAATGCGAAGCAAAAGGGACAGACCATCCATCCACAGGATCTGGCTGCGAGCTTCCAGGCCAGTGTGATCGATGTGTTGGTGACGAAAACGGTCAAGGCAGTGAAGGAATATGGTGTGGAACAAGTATTATTAGCTGGGGGCGTTGCGGCGAATAAAGGACTGCGGGCTGCTTTGCAGGAAGCGTTTCATGATGTCGACGCAGCATTGATCATCCCGCCATTGTCCTTATGTACCGATAATGCTGCGATGATTGCCGCTGCCGGTACGGTCCTTTATGAACAAGGAAAACGTGGAAACATGGATATGAACGCAAATCCAGGACTTGATATCGAAAATTTCTAG
- a CDS encoding ABC-F family ATP-binding cassette domain-containing protein, producing the protein MILLQVNQLSKNFGADNILSNIKLEIQTRDRVALVGRNGAGKSTLLKIIAGHLSYDSGEITKPKGVTIGYLAQNTGLESDLSIWAEMLTVFEELQKQEKQLRHLEKQMADPSVYEQEDIYQRVLKEYDELQVRFKDSGGYQYEADIRSVLHGLNFADFDYDTKISTLSGGQKTRLALGKLLLTKPDILILDEPTNHLDIETLSWLETYLQSYEGAVLIVSHDRYFLDSVVNQVYEISRNRSKKYHGNYSKYLEQKAEDYEKDLKMFERQQQEVAKLEDFIQRNIARASTTKMAQSRRKKLERMDMMDRPLGDEKSANFAFQIDRQSGNDVLHVQDLTIGYHDEQISSHIDFSVKKGDSIALVGPNGIGKSTLLKTLVNKLKPLGGEFKFGSNVSISYYDQEQAELSSNKTVLNELWDEYPMKMEKEIRTVLGNFLFSGEDVLKPVSTLSGGEKARLALSKLMMERGNVLILDEPTNHLDLDSKEVLENALIDYPGTILFVSHDRYFINRIATKVVELSKMGSTSYLGDYDYYLEKLQQQEELEALERSEQGVQTSQSVTTQKQSHKIDKEAKKLERQRRRRVEEIEGQMETLETDIQEKEELLCDPEIFQDHEKVQELNDSLTKAKEELDELLEEWTELEELLQEEQ; encoded by the coding sequence ATGATTCTACTACAAGTGAATCAACTATCAAAAAACTTTGGTGCAGATAATATCCTATCAAATATTAAGCTTGAAATACAGACAAGAGATCGGGTTGCCCTCGTCGGACGGAACGGTGCAGGAAAGTCGACCCTTCTGAAAATCATTGCAGGCCACCTCTCTTACGATTCGGGAGAAATCACGAAACCTAAAGGGGTGACGATCGGTTACCTTGCACAAAATACCGGCCTGGAATCAGATCTTTCAATTTGGGCAGAGATGCTGACCGTTTTCGAAGAGCTGCAGAAGCAGGAGAAACAGCTGAGACATCTTGAGAAACAGATGGCCGACCCTTCCGTTTACGAGCAGGAAGACATCTATCAGCGGGTGTTGAAGGAATATGACGAGCTTCAGGTCCGCTTCAAGGACTCGGGCGGCTACCAGTATGAAGCCGATATCCGCTCGGTGCTCCACGGATTGAACTTCGCCGATTTCGATTATGATACAAAGATCTCCACATTGAGCGGTGGACAGAAGACCCGTCTCGCCCTCGGTAAGCTTCTATTGACGAAGCCGGATATCCTCATCCTCGATGAGCCGACGAACCATCTGGATATCGAAACCCTATCGTGGCTTGAAACCTATCTTCAAAGCTACGAAGGCGCCGTCCTGATCGTTTCCCACGATCGCTACTTCCTGGACAGCGTCGTCAATCAGGTATATGAAATCTCCCGGAACCGGAGTAAGAAATACCACGGGAACTACAGCAAATACTTGGAACAGAAAGCAGAAGACTATGAAAAGGACCTGAAGATGTTCGAACGGCAGCAGCAGGAAGTCGCGAAACTCGAAGACTTCATCCAGCGGAATATCGCCCGTGCCTCCACGACCAAGATGGCACAAAGCCGCCGGAAGAAGCTCGAACGGATGGACATGATGGACAGGCCGCTCGGCGACGAGAAGTCTGCAAACTTCGCCTTCCAAATCGACCGCCAAAGCGGGAACGACGTCCTTCACGTGCAGGACCTCACCATCGGTTACCACGATGAACAGATTTCATCCCACATCGACTTCTCTGTGAAAAAGGGTGACAGCATCGCCCTCGTCGGCCCGAACGGAATCGGTAAATCGACTTTGTTGAAGACGCTGGTGAATAAACTCAAACCGCTTGGCGGGGAATTTAAATTCGGTTCCAACGTATCCATCAGTTACTATGACCAGGAACAGGCTGAACTGTCTTCCAACAAGACCGTATTGAATGAACTATGGGACGAATACCCGATGAAAATGGAAAAAGAGATCCGCACCGTGCTCGGTAACTTCCTTTTCTCCGGTGAAGACGTCCTGAAACCTGTCTCCACATTGAGCGGAGGGGAAAAGGCCCGCCTTGCCCTGTCCAAGCTCATGATGGAACGGGGAAATGTCCTCATCCTTGATGAGCCGACGAACCACCTGGACCTGGACAGCAAAGAAGTATTGGAAAACGCCCTGATCGATTATCCGGGAACGATCCTCTTCGTTTCCCATGACCGGTACTTCATCAATCGCATCGCAACGAAAGTGGTCGAACTGTCCAAAATGGGCTCAACCTCTTATCTTGGCGATTATGACTACTATCTTGAAAAACTGCAGCAGCAGGAAGAGCTTGAGGCACTCGAACGCAGCGAGCAAGGGGTACAGACCAGCCAGTCAGTGACGACACAAAAGCAATCGCATAAGATCGATAAAGAAGCGAAGAAGCTCGAACGTCAACGAAGACGACGGGTGGAAGAAATCGAAGGCCAGATGGAAACACTTGAAACAGACATTCAGGAAAAAGAAGAGCTCCTCTGTGACCCGGAGATATTCCAAGACCATGAAAAGGTCCAGGAATTGAACGACTCCCTCACCAAAGCGAAAGAAGAGCTTGATGAATTATTGGAAGAATGGACGGAACTTGAAGAACTTTTACAAGAAGAACAATAA
- a CDS encoding redox-sensing transcriptional repressor Rex, whose amino-acid sequence MNQDTTKIPQATAKRLPLYYRFIKNLYSSGKQRVSSKELSEAVKVDSATIRRDFSYFGALGKKGYGYNVNYLLSFFRKTLDQDALTKVVLIGVGNLGTAFLHYNFIKNNNTKIEMAFEVDEEKVGTQIGDVPVFHLDDLEEKLVGHDIEVAILTVPASSAQNITDRLVSSNIKGILNFTPARLTVPDHIRVHHIDLAVELQSLVYFLKHYSEDDTEMSQDGMITE is encoded by the coding sequence ATGAATCAGGATACAACGAAAATTCCACAGGCAACGGCCAAGCGGCTTCCGCTTTACTATCGTTTTATTAAAAATCTGTACTCGTCCGGAAAGCAACGGGTTTCCTCGAAGGAATTGAGTGAAGCGGTGAAGGTGGATTCTGCCACGATCCGGAGGGACTTCTCGTATTTCGGTGCCCTTGGAAAGAAAGGATACGGCTATAACGTCAATTACCTTCTGTCCTTCTTCCGAAAAACGCTTGATCAGGATGCCCTGACGAAAGTGGTATTGATCGGTGTGGGGAATCTCGGTACAGCGTTTCTTCATTATAACTTCATCAAGAATAATAATACGAAGATCGAGATGGCGTTTGAAGTGGATGAAGAAAAGGTCGGGACCCAGATCGGGGATGTACCGGTCTTTCACCTTGATGATTTAGAAGAGAAGCTTGTTGGGCATGATATTGAAGTGGCAATCCTGACGGTTCCGGCGTCTTCTGCTCAAAATATCACAGACCGGTTGGTGTCTTCGAATATCAAGGGGATCCTAAATTTCACTCCTGCGAGGTTGACGGTACCGGACCATATCAGGGTCCATCATATCGACCTGGCGGTGGAGCTTCAGTCTCTTGTTTACTTCTTGAAACACTATTCAGAAGATGACACTGAAATGTCACAAGATGGAATGATAACTGAATAG
- a CDS encoding twin-arginine translocase TatA/TatE family subunit has translation MLGAGSIVLITVVALLIFGPKKLPELGKAAGNTLREFKNATKGLADDEDDNSKKAK, from the coding sequence ATGTTAGGTGCAGGTAGTATCGTACTTATAACAGTCGTTGCCCTATTAATTTTCGGACCGAAGAAATTGCCGGAACTTGGGAAGGCTGCCGGTAATACTTTACGGGAATTCAAAAATGCAACAAAGGGCTTAGCAGATGATGAGGACGATAACAGCAAAAAAGCTAAGTAG
- the tatC gene encoding twin-arginine translocase subunit TatC, which produces MSQSQRDMTVYEHIGELQKRLMFVVVFFLLAVIVSFFLAEPLIRYLQHADEAKELTMNAFRITDPLKIYMEMIMFIAIILTSPVILFQVWSFVSPGLYERERKVTLSYIPISLLLFLGGLSFSYFILFPYVVKFMMGLSTNLNIQQVIGINEYFHFLFQITIPFGFLFQLPVIMLFLTRLGIVTPMLLGQMRKVAYFVLLVVAAFITPPDIVSHLMVTVPLLLLYEISIWISKIGYKKVLEAEQKLEMERFEDIKKD; this is translated from the coding sequence ATGAGTCAAAGCCAAAGAGACATGACAGTCTATGAACATATAGGAGAATTGCAGAAACGGCTCATGTTTGTAGTCGTTTTCTTCTTGTTAGCGGTCATCGTGAGTTTCTTTCTCGCAGAGCCGCTGATTCGATATTTGCAACACGCCGATGAAGCGAAAGAGTTGACGATGAACGCCTTTCGGATCACTGACCCTCTCAAAATCTATATGGAAATGATCATGTTCATTGCGATCATCTTGACATCACCCGTCATACTATTCCAGGTGTGGTCATTTGTAAGTCCAGGCTTATATGAGAGAGAGCGGAAGGTGACACTCAGTTACATACCGATTTCCCTTTTGCTGTTCCTCGGTGGTTTGTCATTTTCATATTTTATTTTGTTTCCATACGTTGTGAAGTTCATGATGGGGTTATCGACCAACCTGAATATCCAGCAAGTGATTGGAATTAATGAATACTTTCATTTCTTGTTTCAGATTACCATCCCGTTCGGTTTCCTGTTTCAGCTGCCGGTCATCATGTTATTCCTCACTCGTTTGGGGATCGTGACGCCGATGCTGCTGGGGCAGATGAGGAAGGTGGCTTACTTCGTTCTGCTGGTCGTTGCGGCCTTCATCACACCGCCAGATATCGTCTCCCACTTAATGGTGACGGTTCCTTTACTGCTTCTATATGAAATCAGTATATGGATATCCAAGATCGGGTACAAAAAGGTGTTGGAAGCTGAGCAAAAGCTGGAAATGGAACGATTCGAAGATATAAAAAAGGATTGA
- a CDS encoding YdiK family protein encodes MRRSPLFSGVIYLLLGVLFTYFAVQNVQNDEGWGFFTYMLIFLATLDFGSGLRMIMLHVKIKKQINKKKD; translated from the coding sequence ATGAGGAGATCACCATTATTCTCTGGAGTGATCTATCTCCTTCTCGGTGTGCTCTTCACATACTTCGCTGTACAAAACGTACAGAATGATGAAGGTTGGGGATTTTTCACATACATGCTCATCTTCCTGGCAACCCTGGACTTTGGTTCCGGCCTGCGGATGATCATGCTGCATGTTAAGATTAAAAAGCAGATAAACAAAAAAAAGGATTGA
- a CDS encoding CPBP family intramembrane glutamic endopeptidase, with translation MKKHFGYILITYIVMQLSSIIGIPLLLKIGIDVLGQPEEAVKSAAPGYWLVISFTLTLLVVWGILRKSETSTRLERSAPLGAARSTVWAVLGIFMAFLAQSIAIQVEYALGIQMGSENTQMIIAIIEKVPLSMLVAAIIGPILEEIVFRKIIFGVLYEKMHFFFAALISSVIFALAHFEPEHVILYSAMGFTFAFLYVKTKRILVPIFAHVTMNTTVVLMQSIYKDDIEKLMNEAEKIQGFIGGLFL, from the coding sequence TTGAAAAAACATTTTGGATATATTTTAATTACCTATATTGTTATGCAGCTTTCAAGCATCATCGGCATCCCCTTGCTGCTTAAGATCGGCATCGATGTGCTCGGCCAGCCGGAAGAAGCCGTCAAGAGTGCCGCGCCTGGATACTGGCTTGTCATCAGTTTCACACTGACGCTTCTCGTCGTGTGGGGGATCCTTAGGAAAAGTGAAACAAGTACCCGCCTTGAGCGGAGCGCCCCGCTGGGTGCTGCCCGTTCCACCGTGTGGGCGGTTCTTGGTATCTTCATGGCATTCCTTGCTCAATCGATCGCGATCCAGGTCGAGTATGCACTCGGGATTCAGATGGGATCTGAAAACACCCAGATGATCATCGCCATCATTGAAAAGGTGCCATTATCCATGCTTGTCGCTGCGATCATCGGTCCCATATTAGAAGAGATCGTTTTCAGGAAGATCATTTTTGGCGTCCTATATGAGAAGATGCACTTCTTCTTTGCGGCACTCATCAGCTCGGTCATTTTCGCTCTTGCCCATTTTGAGCCTGAGCATGTGATCCTGTATTCTGCGATGGGCTTCACCTTCGCATTCCTATATGTGAAGACGAAGCGGATCCTCGTACCGATCTTTGCCCACGTCACGATGAATACAACGGTCGTTCTCATGCAGTCCATTTATAAGGATGATATTGAGAAACTGATGAACGAAGCTGAAAAAATACAAGGATTCATTGGAGGATTATTTCTATGA
- the groES gene encoding co-chaperone GroES, giving the protein MLKPLGDRVVIELVESEEKTASGIVLPDSAKEKPQEGKVLAVGTGRILDNGERVALEVAVGDRIIFSKYAGTEVKYQGTEYLILRDSDILAVVGE; this is encoded by the coding sequence TTGTTAAAACCACTAGGTGATCGCGTCGTTATCGAGCTAGTTGAGTCAGAAGAAAAAACAGCAAGCGGTATTGTGCTACCGGATTCCGCAAAGGAAAAGCCACAAGAAGGTAAAGTGTTGGCTGTAGGTACTGGTCGCATTCTTGACAACGGTGAGCGCGTTGCTCTTGAGGTAGCTGTCGGCGATCGGATCATTTTCTCTAAATACGCTGGTACAGAAGTGAAATACCAAGGCACAGAATACCTGATCCTTCGCGATAGCGATATTCTGGCTGTAGTTGGCGAATAA